A single region of the Aeromonas hydrophila subsp. hydrophila ATCC 7966 genome encodes:
- a CDS encoding SPOR domain-containing protein → MTNKLLKFPSQRQLVDRLLHLIEFNHPFIFLSGKPGSGRGTLCESLLGALPEKVRVVSLIGSPAMKMVDVRQLLLPQVVARPLFNPQDALADSFFRMLEGKPATLLLLIERADELPAELVGELWSLCRHNDTLKIPHQLAIVLSGSDVWCRNQKAQLKGRAMPALELEVAPLGAPEQRIFLYEKAKELKIPTALLPKPKVEEILKVANGHPSTIMQLLEDIMTDRRPKKRQAELPVKKIATLLALLAGGLLALSYLLPALFGGDSKSTVPEPTQTTALPIPVSGGDPLTIGGSNTSQNGSQSTASDGAASNPGGVVRDWQPDAKVLPKAVESDTVTTESTNYEGRRVVISDEVVEKLMKQPNVSGALPTAVVDELTGADSQAAATQVAPAEPAVTPNATAQTAQPANTAKAQPTPAASKPVAKPVAVEPVAGPAPKVALTPAATLNKKPRNHYSIQLMGASNTKAVDKFVAENGLAGKIWVYQTKFRGSPWYVVLQGDYASSNQAKAAIRKLSPALLKGQPWPKSFAQVQKELKQ, encoded by the coding sequence TCTGATTGAATTCAATCATCCTTTTATCTTTCTTTCCGGCAAACCCGGCAGTGGTCGCGGCACGTTGTGCGAATCCCTGCTGGGAGCGCTGCCGGAAAAAGTGCGGGTCGTCAGCCTGATCGGCAGCCCCGCCATGAAGATGGTGGACGTGCGTCAGCTGCTGCTGCCCCAGGTGGTGGCCCGGCCGTTGTTCAACCCGCAGGATGCGCTGGCAGACAGCTTTTTCCGCATGCTGGAAGGCAAACCCGCTACCCTGCTGCTGCTCATTGAGCGGGCCGACGAGCTGCCTGCCGAGCTGGTTGGTGAGCTGTGGAGCCTGTGTCGTCACAACGATACCCTGAAGATCCCCCATCAGTTGGCCATCGTGCTCTCCGGCAGTGACGTCTGGTGTCGCAATCAGAAGGCGCAGCTGAAAGGGCGGGCGATGCCCGCGCTGGAGCTGGAAGTCGCGCCGCTTGGCGCGCCCGAACAACGCATCTTCTTGTATGAGAAGGCCAAAGAGCTCAAGATCCCGACAGCCCTCTTGCCCAAGCCGAAAGTGGAAGAGATCCTGAAAGTGGCAAATGGACATCCGTCCACCATCATGCAGTTACTGGAGGATATCATGACCGACAGAAGGCCCAAGAAACGTCAGGCCGAGTTGCCCGTCAAGAAGATTGCGACCCTGCTGGCCCTGTTGGCCGGCGGTCTGCTGGCGCTGAGTTATCTGCTGCCGGCCCTGTTTGGCGGCGACAGCAAGAGTACCGTCCCCGAGCCCACCCAAACCACGGCGTTGCCCATCCCCGTCTCGGGTGGCGATCCGCTGACCATCGGTGGCAGCAACACCAGCCAGAACGGCAGCCAGAGTACGGCCAGTGATGGCGCCGCCAGCAATCCCGGCGGCGTGGTACGCGACTGGCAGCCGGATGCCAAGGTATTGCCCAAGGCGGTGGAGAGCGACACCGTGACCACCGAATCGACCAACTACGAAGGGCGCCGGGTGGTGATCTCCGACGAGGTGGTCGAGAAGCTGATGAAGCAGCCCAACGTCAGCGGCGCCCTGCCCACTGCGGTAGTGGATGAGCTGACCGGCGCCGATTCGCAAGCAGCGGCCACTCAAGTTGCTCCTGCCGAGCCGGCTGTTACACCCAATGCCACTGCTCAGACTGCCCAGCCGGCAAACACCGCCAAGGCCCAACCCACGCCAGCGGCCAGCAAGCCGGTGGCCAAGCCAGTTGCGGTTGAACCGGTGGCGGGACCTGCTCCCAAGGTGGCGCTGACCCCCGCTGCCACTCTGAACAAGAAGCCCAGAAACCACTACAGCATCCAGCTGATGGGGGCGAGCAACACCAAGGCGGTGGACAAGTTCGTGGCCGAAAATGGTCTGGCCGGCAAGATCTGGGTCTATCAGACCAAGTTCCGCGGCAGCCCCTGGTACGTGGTGCTGCAGGGGGACTACGCCAGCAGCAACCAGGCCAAGGCCGCCATTCGCAAGCTGTCGCCCGCCTTGCTGAAGGGTCAACCCTGGCCCAAGTCGTTTGCTCAGGTACAAAAAGAGTTGAAGCAATAG